One region of Girardinichthys multiradiatus isolate DD_20200921_A chromosome 1, DD_fGirMul_XY1, whole genome shotgun sequence genomic DNA includes:
- the emilin3a gene encoding EMILIN-3, producing the protein MMHFAVLISLFFPLVEAKYHNSFPVHQGLSPHQEHGKPISRHRNHCAYVIEKTVSFTVQDGAAPYVKAEYNRCSWAKKCPTLLYRLLYKPMYKVAHKTVTELEWRCCPGFSGYNCMEGQQIYQHPVRMMPPFNGPPMKGLQFRGPQKQGPMFNGPMFKAPPMNGAVKPNSWSHPKQPPTNSFSSYPLPHFGPPKSSSYPDTSNEPYPPEPQPVPEYQEPHLTDSDQEHEEEDNQRPEDVIPQEIPASPSGEEQPERKITGQALDGETEKRIFRIEEDIHHLNHGLETLRGMVIGLENSLRASLREDASRMLSALLSAAPSPLGAQATASNPPSIGFVEIPARDLDMEGLDGSYMFPGLTELNGRVEEMKTELQVKAAEMQELRATVEGHNGVLKMISNGAVLPPDSTGNTGGGIEGLMDTKLSAVRLEILDGLEERVESAEGRCGEKVGDECRQCQSDHCKQQEQMRDALEESTLKLRTELGNIQSQVRGLTDTESCCGSMRGLAERVQHLETSVASLNCSQGHLRVELSGHKDHIEGMLEGRLRYVEVKLNLTGQNKTDDPEENRAVQDAAATGQGLEARMEGKLRDLEGRLLTALEELTNATAPALLEGHTVPTLETELESLRGRLELDVDRVQKHLNNLEVLCSSSCALSQKSATQGDSAGLGENQELDQNIKEVLDLQGDRLTSLNFTLQKILKTMALREGQGDTARDPPIQAELMVLKFNVRSVNHTLRSLQDSLGTVVHQVGEANISWHEREVRLAKQIKGVVQLVGHQASMLGASERRLTRLKGELQEMKKRLAEEVRGCRSTAMVVKKEVTEVGGRVASVEDQCKGLNYLAEDLERIREELEKQSNSLLLQVNGTLSSHAQQLYELKDELRNCTSRAEPTKSSEMTAQVKRGDTFTLN; encoded by the exons atgatgcattttgcagttttgatcagtttgttttttccactggttgAAGCCAAGTACCACAATTCATTTCCGGTTCATCAGGGGCTCAGTCCACACCAGGAGCATGGGAAACCCATCAGCAGACACAG GAACCACTGTGCCTACGTCATTGAGAAGACGGTGTCCTTCACCGTCCAAGATGGGGCAGCGCCATATGTAAAGGCTGAATACAACAGGTGTTCCTGGGCCAAAAAATGTCCAACTCTCTT GTATCGCCTGCTCTATAAGCCTATGTACAAGGTAGCACATAAAACAGTGACAGAACTGGAGTGGCGCTGTTGTCCTGGGTTCTCTGGTTATAACTGTATGGAGGGACAACAGATTTACCAGCATCCAGTGAGGATGATGCCACCATTCAACGGTCCACCAATGAAAGGCCTACAGTTTAGGGGGCCGCAGAAACAAGGGCCCATGTTCAATGGTCCAATGTTCAAGGCTCCACCTATGAACGGTGCTGTGAAACCCAATTCCTGGAGTCATCCGAAACAACCTCCCACCAACAGTTTCAGCTCCTACCCACTGCCTCACTTTGGGCCACCAAAGTCCTCCTCTTACCCTGACACCTCCAATGAGCCTTACCCACCAGAACCTCAGCCAGTACCAGAATACCAGGAGCCACACCTTACAGACAGTGACCAAGAGCATGAGGAAGAAGATAACCAAAGACCAGAGGATGTGATCCCACAGGAAATCCCAGCTTCACCCTCTGGAGAAGAACAGCCAGAGAGGAAGATCACAG GCCAAGCTCTGGACGGTGAGACAGAGAAGAGGATATTTCGAATAGAGGAGGACATTCACCATCTAAATCATGGTCTGGAGACACTCAGGGGAATGGTGATAGGACTGGAGAACAGCCTGAGAGCCTCGCTGAGAGAGGATGCCAGCAGGATGCTGTCAGCTTTGCTCTCTGCTGCTCCAAGTCCTCTTGGTGCTCAAGCTACAGCATCTAATCCACCCTCTATAGGGTTTGTGGAAATTCCTGCAAGAGATCTTGACATGGAGGGCTTAGACGGCAGCTACATGTTTCCAGGTCTCACAGAACTGAATGGAAGGGTAGAAGAGATGAAGACAGAGCTGCAGGTCAAGGCAGCAGAGATGCAGGAGCTCAGAGCAACAGTGGAGGGACACAATGGAGTCCTAAAAATGATTTCAAATGGAGCTGTATTGCCACCAGACTCCACTGGGAATACTGGGGGAGGTATTGAAGGTTTGATGGATACTAAACTAAGTGCAGTTAGGCTAGAAATTCTTGATGGCCTTGAGGAACGTGTGGAGAGCGCAGAGGGACGCTGCGGGGAGAAGGTTGGGGATGAGTGCCGCCAGTGCCAGAGTGATCACTGCAAACAGCAGGAGCAGATGAGAGACGCTCTGGAAGAAAGTACATTAAAGCTGAGAACTGAGCTCGGAAACATCCAGTCACAGGTCCGTGGTTTAACAGACACAGAGAGCTGCTGTGGCAGCATGAGAGGACTGGCAGAAAGAGTTCAGCATCTGGAAACATCTGTGGCAAGTCTCAACTGCTCCCAGGGACACCTAAGAGTGGAGCTTAGTGGTCACAAAGACCACATAGAGGGAATGTTGGAGGGCCGTCTTCGATATGTTGAAGTCAAGCTCAACCTGACCgggcaaaataaaactgatgatCCTGAAGAGAACAGAGCTGTCCAAGATGCTGCTGCAACAGGCCAGGGTTTGGAGGCCAGAATGGAGGGTAAGCTTAGAGACCTAGAGGGCCGCTTACTGACGGCATTGGAGGAGCTTACCAATGCCACCGCCCCTGCACTGCTGGAAGGTCATACTGTTCCAACACTAGAGACGGAGCTGGAATCCCTCCGAGGGAGACTTGAACTAGATGTTGACAGAGTGCAAAAACATCTTAACAACCTGGAGGTTCTCTGCTCCTCTTCTTGTGCCTTGTCACAGAAATCTGCAACTCAGGGAGACTCTGCTGGGCTGGGTGAAAACCAAGAACTCGACCAGAACATAAAGGAGGTATTAGACTTGCAGGGTGACCGTTTGACCAGTCTTAACTTTACACTGCAGAAGATCTTAAAGACCATGGCCCTCAGGGAGGGGCAGGGAGACACAGCAAGAGATCCTCCCATTCAGGCAGAATTGATGGTCCTTAAGTTCAATGTTCGTTCTGTCAACCACACCCTGAGGAGTCTCCAAGACTCCCTGGGCACGGTGGTCCATCAGGTGGGAGAGGCCAACATCTCCTGGCATGAAAGAGAGGTTCGTCTGGCCAAGCAGATAAAGGGAGTGGTTCAGCTGGTCGGACATCAGGCTTCCATGCTTGGAGCAAGTGAGCGCAGACTGACCCGACTTAAAGGTGAGCTACAAGAGATGAAGAAGCGTCTGGCTGAGGAGGTAAGAGGATGCCGGAGCACAGCCATGGTGGTCAAAAAGGAAGTAACGGAGGTTGGTGGACGTGTTGCCAGTGTGGAGGATCAGTGTAAAGGCCTGAATTACCTGGCAGAGGACCTGGAGAGAATcagggaggagctggagaaacaATCCAACAGTCTTCTTCTGCAAGTTAATGGAACTCTCTCCAGCCATGCTCAGCAGCTGTATGAGCTGAAAGACGAGCTAAGAAACTGCACCTCCAGGGCAGAGCCGACAAAGAGCTCAGAGATGACTGCACAGGTGAAACGAGGGGACACATTCACTCTAAATTAG